The Apium graveolens cultivar Ventura chromosome 6, ASM990537v1, whole genome shotgun sequence genome contains a region encoding:
- the LOC141665189 gene encoding uncharacterized protein LOC141665189, which translates to MYWCHEKHGDYSVKSAYKLLQVQKSYWRRSDSNSLWSKIWRIKAPAKQKGVEVDPMCPVCKREPETIDHVFSHCSVAVQCWQMARNELVWNKKACRLYVIVDNAKQYLEQWRYAQRKVSYSMFPQSVEGDGEVSWVKPQESEIKVYVDAALFEEFNASGIGLVVRDSEGEMIMAKTICIKETLDPEMAEVIAIKEALSWTEKLPWQHITVESDCLLVVQSIRSKTPMLSLFGRMVKECRRLLQEQNTVSLSFIKRSANMVAHELARASYFFPDREFDRRSVPIEVDVALKADLC; encoded by the exons ATGTATTGGTGTCACGAAAAACATGGAGATTATTCAGTAAAAAGTGCTTACAAGCTGTTGCAAGTTCAGAAATCATACTGGAGAAGGTCTGATAGTAATAGCCTCTGGAGTAAGATTTGGCGTATCAAGGCCCCGGCTAAG CAAAAAGGTGTGGAAGTGGATCCAATGTGCCCAGTATGTAAAAGAGAACCAGAGACTATCGATCATGTCTTTTCACATTGCTCAGTGGCAGTTCAGTGTTGGCAAATG GCGAGGAATGAGTTAGTTTGGAACAAGAAGGCGTGTAGACTTTATGTTATAGTTGATAATGCTAAACAATACCTTGAACAATGGAGATATGCCCAAAGAAAGGTTTCGTATTCTATGTTTCCACAATCAGTAGAAGGGGATGGAGAAGTATCTTGGGTTAAGCCGCAGGAGTCAGAAATTAAGGTATATGTGGATGCAGCACTATTTGAAGAGTTTAATGCCTCAGGGATTGGGTTAGTAGTTCGCGATTCAGAAGGAGAAATGATCATGGCAAAAACTATATGCATCAAAGAGACTCTGGATCCTGAAATGGCAGAAGTGATAGCCATCAAGGAAGCTCTCAGTTGGACTGAAAAATTGCCATGGCAGCATATCACAGTTGAGTCGGACTGCTTGCTTGTGGTGCAGTCAATACGTAGTAAAACTCCTATGTTGTCTCTATTTGGTCGTATGGTTAAAGAATGTAGGAGGCTACTGCAAGAACAAAACACAGTGTCGTTGTCATTTATCAAACGATCTGCTAATATGGTAGCACATGAGTTAGCTCGTGCATCATATTTCTTTCCAGATCGGGAGTTCGATAGGAGGTCTGTTCCTATTGAAGTTGATGTTGCTTTAAAAGCAGATTTATGCTAA